The following coding sequences lie in one Aricia agestis chromosome 18, ilAriAges1.1, whole genome shotgun sequence genomic window:
- the LOC121736012 gene encoding UDP-glucosyltransferase 2-like — MFKCLLLLFGVCSGYKVLVVFPVPGKSHAILGEAYVRHLLEAGHEVTYITPLPIKGNLQNLRQVDVFKSTKLLHMADVFDLQKLMYHTLDLQGPEMIFDMMYEVASLTLRSEPVQNLINDPNEEFDAVIVEWLYNEMGAGFSSVFGCPLIWSSSMVPHTSILSLIDEHINPAYNRFHLSRQHSLSLADRAYNLWIHLRLHYHKWKLEAKEDDLFKEVFGPAIKKRGRELPDFNDVRYNGSMVLGNSDVSIGDNIALPQNYKNIGGYHLKNEVKPLTQEMRKIMDDAKHGVIYFSLGSMLQSSRMPERLKRETIQMFGQLNQTVIWKIDENIPNLPKNVHLISWAPQQSILAHPNCVLFITHGGLLSIIEAINYGIPLISMPFFADQYINSDRLVEKGFGKRLDLTDGRTDDSPKRLKGLIDEMLIHNTSYSTKAMEVSAIFHTRLTPPGKELVFWVEYVIQTGGARHLRSTALSIEAYKKLHLDIILIVALVVISVLYVLVELIREFQIKVKIE, encoded by the exons GTAACTTACATTACGCCTCTTCCAATCAAAGGAAACTTGCAGAATCTTCGTCAGGTCGACGTGTTTAAAAGCACCAAGCTGCTACATATGGCAG ATGTATTTGATCTACAGAAGCTGATGTATCACACCCTGGATCTTCAAGGTCCGGAGATGATTTTCGATATGATGTACGAAGTAGCGAGTTTGACTCTACGCAGCGAACCGGTGCAGAACCTCATCAATGATCCCAATGAAGAATTCGACGCAGTCATTGTAGAGTGGCTGTACAATGAGATGGGAGCTGG CTTCTCCTCAGTATTTGGTTGTCCGTTGATCTGGTCATCCTCCATGGTCCCACACACGTCGATCTTGTCCCTCATCGATGAGCACATCAATCCAGCGTACAACAGATTCCACCTGTCCAGGCAACACTCGCTGTCTCTGGCAGATCGGGCCTACAACTTGTGGATACACTTACGGCTGCATTATCATAAATG gAAACTTGAAGCAAAAGAAGATGACCTTTTCAAAGAAGTGTTTGGGCCAGCTATTAAGAAAAGAGGAAGGGAACTACCTGATTTCAACGACGTTAGATACAACGGTTCCATGGTTTTGGGAAATTCAGATGTTTCGATAGGAGACAACATAGCGCTGCctcaaaattacaaaaacatcGGCGGTTATCATCTAAAAAATGAAGTAAAGCCACTGACACAG GAGATGAGGAAAATCATGGACGACGCAAAACATGGTGTTATATACTTCAGCCTGGGTTCCATGCTGCAAAGCAGTCGCATGCCGGAGCGACTGAAGAGGGAGACGATACAGATGTTTGGTCAACTGAACCAGACTGTTATTTGGAAGATAGACGAAAATATACCAAACTTGCCTAAAAACGTGCATTTGATCAGCTGGGCACCGCAGCAAAGTATTTTAG CTCATCCAAACTGCGTTCTCTTCATCACTCACGGTGGTCTCCTATCCATCATCGAAGCCATCAACTACGGTATACCGCTCATCAGCATGCCATTCTTTGCTGACCAATACATTAACTCAGACAGACTCGTAGAGAAAGGATTTGGGAAACGACTAGACttgacggacggacggacggatgattctccaaagcgattGAAAGGCTTGATTGATGAAATGCTTATTCACAATACCAG CTACAGTACGAAAGCTATGGAAGTGTCAGCGATATTCCACACCAGGTTGACACCTCCAGGGAAGGAACTGGTCTTCTGGGTGGAATATGTCATCCAAACTGGAGGAGCAAGGCACCTTCGATCGACCGCCTTAAGCATAGAAGCATACAAGAAGCTACACCTAgatattattttgattgttGCTTTAGTAGTGATCTCAGTTTTGTATGTACTGGTTGAGTTGATAAGGGAATTCCAAATAAAGGTTAAGATAGAGTAG